The Argopecten irradians isolate NY chromosome 4, Ai_NY, whole genome shotgun sequence genome has a window encoding:
- the LOC138322163 gene encoding integumentary mucin A.1-like produces MAPTHATTAIPDAPTTTPVPTTHSMGGMMAPTHATTAIQDAPTTTPVPTTHSMGGMMAPTHATTAIPDAPTTTPVPTTHSMGGMMAPTHATTAIPDAPTTTPVPTTHSLGGMVASSHATTANPDASTTTPVLTTHSMGGMMAPTHATTAIPDAPTTTPVPTTHSMGGMMAPTHATTAIPDAPTTTPVPTTHSLGGMMAPTHATTAIPDAQLQPQYQQRIPWEA; encoded by the coding sequence ATGGCTCCAACTCATGCAACAACTGCCATTCCAGATGCCCCAACTACAACTCCAGTACCAACAACACATTCCATGGGAGGCATGATGGCTCCAACTCATGCAACAACTGCCATTCAAGATGCCCCAACTACAACCCCAGTACCAACAACACATTCCATGGGAGGCATGATGGCTCCAACTCATGCAACAACTGCCATTCCAGATGCCCCAACTACAACCCCAGTACCAACAACACATTCCATGGGAGGCATGATGGCTCCAACTCATGCAACAACTGCCATTCCAGATGCCCCAACTACAACCCCAGTACCAACAACACATTCCTTGGGAGGCATGGTGGCTTCAAGTCATGCAACAACTGCCAACCCAGATGCCTCAACTACAACTCCAGTACTAACAACGCATTCCATGGGAGGTATGATGGCTCCAACTCATGCAACAACTGCCATTCCAGATGCCCCAACTACAACCCCAGTACCAACAACACATTCCATGGGAGGCATGATGGCTCCAACTCATGCAACAACTGCCATTCCAGATGCCCCAACTACAACTCCAGTACCAACAACACATTCTTTGGGAGGCATGATGGCTCCAACTCATGCAACAACTGCCATTCCAGATGCCCAACTACAACCCCAGTACCAACAACGCATTCCATGGGAGGCATGA
- the LOC138322164 gene encoding uncharacterized protein produces MAPTHVTTANSDASTTTPVLTTHSMGGMMAPTHATTANSDASTTTPVPTTHSIGGMVAPTHATTANSDASTATPVSTTHSMGGMMSPTHATICHLRCLNYNPSTNNTFHGRHDGSKSCNNCQLRCLNYNPSNNNNSIGGMIASTHATTAISDASTTTPVPTTHIMGGMVDPNHATTANSDASTTTPVPTTHSMGGMMAPTHATSNHRCLNYNPNTNNTFMGDASTTTPVPTTHSMGGMMAPTHATTANSDASTTTPVPTTHSIGGMMDPTHVTTANSDASTTTQYQQHIPWEA; encoded by the exons ATGGCTCCAACTCATGTTACAACTGCCAACTCAGATGCCTCAACTACAACTCCAGTGCTAACAACACATTCCATGGGAGGCATGATGGCTCCAACTCATGCAACAACTGCCAACTCAGATGCCTCAACTACAACCCCAGTACCAACAACACATTCCATTGGAGGCATGGTGGCTCCAACTCATGCAACAACTGCCAACTCAGATGCGTCAACTGCAACCCCAGTATCAACAACGCATTCCATGGGAGGCATGATGTCCCCAACTCATGCCACAATTTGCCATCTCAGATGCCTCAACTACAACCCCAGTACCAACAACACATTCCATGGAAGGCATGATGGATCCAAGTCATGTAACAACTGCCAACTCAGATGCCTCAACTACAACCCCAGTAACAACAACAATTCAATAGGAGGCATGATTGCTTCAACTCATGCAACAACTGCCATCTCAGATGCCTCAACTACGACCCCAGTACCAACAACACATATCATGGGAGGCATGGTGGATCCAAATCATGCAACAACTGCCAACTCAGATGCCTCAACTACAACCCCAGTACCAACAACACATTCCATGGGAGGCATGATGGCTCCAACTCATGCAACATCCAACCACAGATGCCTCAACTACAACCCCAATACCAACAACACATTCATGGGAG ATGCCTCAACTACAACCCCAGTACCAACAACACATTCCATGGGAGGCATGATGGCTCCAACTCATGCAACAACTGCCAACTCAGATGCCTCAACTACAACCCCAGTACCAACAACACATTCCATTGGAGGCATGATGGATCCAACTCATGTTACAACTGCCAACTCAGATGCCTCAACTACAACCCAGTATCAACAACACATTCCATGGGAGGCATGA
- the LOC138322165 gene encoding uncharacterized protein has product MQHPQPQMPQLQPQYQQHIPWGGMVDPTHATSSTTDASTTTPVPTTHTMGGMVDPNHATTANSDASTTTPVPTTHSMGGMMDPTHATTANSDASTTTPVPTTHSMGGMMAQTHATNCQTQMPQLHNPSTNKHHSMGGMMAPTHVTTANSDASTTTPVPTTHSMGGMMAPTHATTANSDASTTTPVSTTHSMGGMMAPTHATSSTTDASTTTPVPTTHTMGGMVDPNHATTSNSDASTTTPVPTTHTMGGMMAPTHATMLNHRCLNYNPSTNNTFHGRHDGSNSCNILNTDASTTTSVPTTHTMGGMVDPNHATTANSDASTTTPVPTTHSIGGMMDPTHVTTANSDASTTTPVSTTHSMGDATTTYNVQ; this is encoded by the exons ATGCAACATCCTCAACCACAGATGCCTCAACTACAACCTCAGTACCAACAACACATACCATGGGGAGGCATGGTGGATCCAACTCATGCAACATCCTCAACCACAGATGCCTCAACTACAACCCCAGTACCAACAACACATACCATGGGAGGCATGGTGGATCCAAATCATGCAACAACTGCCAACTCAGATGCCTCAACTACAACCCCAGTACCAACAACACATTCCATGGGAGGCATGATGGATCCAACTCATGCAACAACTGCCAACTCAGATGCCTCAACTACAACCCCAGTACCAACAACACATTCCATGGGAGGCATGATGGCTCAAACTCATGCAACAAACTGCCAAACTCAGATGCCTCAACTACACAACCCCAGTACCAACAAACATCATTCCATGGGAGGCATGATGGCTCCAACTCATGTTACAACTGCCAACTCAGATGCCTCAACTACAACCCCAGTACCAACAACACATTCCATGGGAGGCATGATGGCTCCAACTCATGCAACAACTGCCAACTCAGATGCCTCAACTACAACCCCAGTATCAACAACACATTCCATGGGAGGCATGATGGCTCCAACTCATGCAACATCCTCAACCACAGATGCCTCAACTACAACCCCAGTACCAACAACACATACCATGGGAGGCATGGTGGATCCAAATCATGCAACGACTTCCAACTCAGATGCCTCAACTACAACCCCAGTACCAACAACACATACCATGGGAGGCATGATGGCTCCAACTCATGCAACAATGCTCAACCACAGATGCCTCAACTACAACCCCAGTACCAACAACACATTCCATGGGAGGCATGATGGCTCCAACTCATGCAACATCCTCAACACAGATGCCTCAACTACAACCTCAGTACCAACAACACATACCATGGGAGGCATGGTGGATCCAAATCATGCAACGACTGCCAACTCAGATGCCTCAACTACAACCCCAGTACCAACAACACATTCCATTGGAGGCATGATGGATCCAACTCATGTTACAACTGCCAACTCAGATGCCTCAACTACAACCCCAGTATCAACAACGCATTCCATGGGAG ATGCCACAACTACCTACAACGTCCAGTAA